A portion of the Wolbachia endosymbiont of Oedothorax gibbosus genome contains these proteins:
- the ligA gene encoding NAD-dependent DNA ligase LigA codes for MTNLEKMRKKLQNQINYHNVLYYQKSKPEISDAEYDELKKKLAEIEPEIYATQDSVGAPPDERFSKVEHQEPMLSLENAYDEQGVEKFLSKIKRFLIEDKIEILCEPKIDGLSFSAIYEDGRFVKAATRGDGFLGEDVTHNVATIKGFPKFLQGVQGRLEVRGEIYIGNSDFLKLNENNEFANPRNAAAGSLKQLDANITASRPLRYFAYSLIGGAEKSQSEILNKLEVLGFCVNEHRSLTSSLNGMLKFYNEIYNCRYNLDYDIDGIVYKVNDLVLQNRLGNTHKAPRSALAYKFSAVYAKTKLNKIFIQVGRTGVLTPVADLVPVNIGGVLVSRASLHNQDEIKRKDIREGDIVTIKRAGDVIPQIVEVSRDSRLPNTPEFVFPDVCPECGSKVQIEGVAVRCPEEFACKAQIIEKLKHFVSKNAFDIVGLGDKQIEFFYDLGLIKQIHDIFTLEEKLDEFNLEEQPGWGKKSIAHLLNAIQSRRIITLDRFIFSLGIRFIGQVAAELLADYYVSYYNWYNSMSSDNTELVSIDGIGKKGAESLESFFSEERNIKMLNDLTACLQILPASSNSSGSVLNNKIIVFTGKLLAMSRGEAKVRAKTLGAKVSSSLSAKTDYLIAGEKPGSKYKKAVELGVKILDEDQWHKVISSGVFK; via the coding sequence TCAAAAAAGTAAGCCAGAAATAAGTGATGCTGAATATGATGAACTGAAAAAAAAGTTAGCTGAAATAGAGCCAGAAATTTATGCAACACAAGATAGTGTTGGTGCTCCGCCTGATGAGAGATTTTCTAAAGTGGAACATCAAGAACCTATGCTTTCTCTTGAGAATGCTTATGATGAACAAGGTGTAGAGAAATTTTTGTCTAAAATAAAGAGGTTTTTAATTGAGGACAAAATAGAGATATTATGTGAACCAAAAATTGATGGGTTGTCGTTTTCTGCAATTTATGAGGATGGAAGATTTGTTAAAGCTGCAACTCGAGGTGACGGTTTTTTAGGGGAAGATGTCACTCACAATGTTGCAACAATAAAAGGCTTTCCTAAGTTTTTGCAAGGTGTGCAAGGAAGACTAGAAGTAAGAGGTGAAATATACATCGGTAACAGCGACTTTTTAAAGTTAAATGAAAACAATGAATTTGCCAATCCTCGAAATGCAGCCGCTGGTTCTCTAAAGCAATTGGATGCAAACATTACAGCAAGCAGACCTCTTAGATATTTTGCTTATTCTTTGATTGGCGGAGCAGAGAAAAGTCAAAGTGAAATACTAAATAAACTTGAGGTACTTGGTTTTTGCGTAAATGAGCATCGTTCCTTAACAAGTAGTTTGAATGGAATGCTGAAGTTCTATAACGAGATCTATAATTGTCGCTATAACTTGGATTATGATATTGATGGAATAGTATATAAAGTAAATGATTTGGTACTACAAAATCGTCTAGGGAATACTCACAAAGCACCGCGCTCAGCACTTGCGTACAAGTTTTCTGCGGTTTATGCAAAAACAAAGTTAAATAAGATATTTATACAGGTGGGTAGAACAGGAGTTTTAACTCCAGTTGCAGATTTAGTGCCAGTCAATATTGGTGGGGTGCTAGTTAGTAGAGCAAGTCTGCATAACCAAGATGAGATAAAACGTAAAGACATAAGAGAGGGAGATATTGTAACAATCAAAAGGGCAGGGGATGTAATTCCCCAGATCGTTGAAGTAAGCAGAGATTCTCGTCTTCCAAATACACCTGAATTTGTGTTTCCTGACGTATGTCCTGAATGTGGCAGTAAAGTGCAGATTGAAGGAGTGGCAGTAAGATGTCCTGAGGAATTTGCTTGTAAAGCTCAAATAATAGAAAAACTAAAGCATTTTGTATCGAAAAATGCATTTGATATTGTTGGCCTTGGTGATAAGCAGATAGAGTTTTTTTACGACCTTGGTCTGATAAAACAAATCCATGATATTTTTACTTTAGAAGAAAAATTGGATGAATTTAATCTGGAAGAACAGCCTGGTTGGGGCAAAAAATCAATAGCTCATTTATTAAATGCTATACAAAGCAGAAGGATAATAACTCTAGATAGGTTTATATTTTCTTTAGGTATTAGATTTATTGGCCAAGTTGCAGCAGAATTGCTTGCAGATTATTATGTTTCTTATTATAATTGGTATAATTCGATGTCATCAGATAATACTGAGCTAGTCAGTATAGACGGCATAGGAAAAAAAGGGGCTGAATCTTTGGAATCATTTTTTTCTGAGGAACGCAACATCAAAATGTTAAATGATCTTACTGCTTGTCTTCAAATTCTTCCTGCGAGCTCCAACTCTAGCGGTTCTGTTTTAAATAATAAAATTATAGTATTTACTGGTAAGCTACTTGCTATGAGTAGAGGAGAGGCAAAAGTAAGAGCCAAAACTCTGGGAGCAAAGGTCAGCTCAAGCCTCTCTGCTAAAACTGACTATCTAATTGCAGGAGAAAAACCAGGATCCAAATATAAAAAGGCAGTGGAATTAGGTGTGAAAATTTTAGATGAAGATCAGTGGCATAAAGTGATAAGTTCGGGAGTGTTCAAGTGA